A single region of the Thermotoga profunda AZM34c06 genome encodes:
- a CDS encoding GGDEF domain-containing protein, producing MNKPRSLLAYLFRYSWLLVSIFILSILAAALTFDTYYRSRVSKDLCASTFRAVIWSLDNWIENLKSFYRLGSHFLDDFLDRIYLFFEREPDATDQRIEEEFQKILGTNATLANWYLINPLGIIERTNYATDIGVDLTEKASYWKKLQSLRVSEKHFDPLTYEVRTGNPRFYSYIKLSNGYLFELGFSIPREQLDQLVKLLDNLKRQFVFITEISIYNESLAPVLPTFKVTDVDREYFLRLDNQPFIVNNIGEWKQAIYGKWTPKDLPVGFNIKIQMDLSTFSSFKKHLLWVLNITILVITMFSILIIYFTTKKIQQMIDGVVSHLTNSSQIAQKTGIREIDFLVEKYDELVKNLNEQLKLKEEFTLILKHNIEERDKLQQKLEKLALTDELTGVYNRRAAISFLSDYLKDLTSKLSVCYFDVDHLKLVNDRLGHLCGDKLLSHVVDIVKEHVRRSDLVARFGGDEFLIIFPHTSKEQAQSVLDRIVQNLQREKPECLKNFDISISYGLVEIDPDKPADVDQIIKLADERMYNQKKEKQGQSPHSNFESRERFDQSP from the coding sequence GTGAATAAACCACGTAGCTTATTGGCTTATTTATTCAGGTATAGTTGGTTATTGGTTTCCATCTTCATCTTATCAATATTAGCTGCAGCTCTCACCTTTGATACTTATTACCGCTCAAGAGTGTCTAAGGATCTTTGTGCCTCAACCTTTAGAGCTGTGATTTGGTCATTGGATAATTGGATTGAGAATTTGAAATCATTCTATAGATTGGGTTCTCATTTTTTAGATGACTTTTTGGACAGGATCTATCTTTTTTTTGAAAGAGAACCAGATGCGACAGATCAACGAATTGAGGAAGAATTTCAAAAAATTCTTGGAACAAATGCTACACTGGCAAATTGGTATCTGATAAACCCACTCGGAATAATCGAAAGAACAAACTATGCAACAGATATAGGTGTAGATTTGACAGAAAAGGCCAGTTATTGGAAAAAGCTGCAATCTTTACGAGTATCTGAAAAACATTTTGATCCACTGACATACGAGGTTCGTACTGGAAATCCAAGGTTCTATTCTTATATCAAGTTATCGAATGGGTATCTCTTCGAACTGGGTTTTTCAATACCAAGAGAGCAATTAGATCAACTGGTTAAATTGCTTGATAACCTAAAAAGACAGTTTGTATTCATAACAGAAATATCAATTTACAACGAAAGTCTGGCGCCAGTTTTGCCGACATTTAAAGTCACAGATGTAGATAGAGAGTATTTTTTGAGGCTCGATAATCAGCCTTTTATTGTCAACAATATTGGTGAATGGAAGCAGGCTATTTATGGAAAATGGACTCCAAAAGATCTTCCGGTGGGCTTCAATATAAAGATTCAGATGGACCTTTCGACATTCTCTAGCTTCAAGAAACATTTACTCTGGGTCTTGAATATCACAATACTTGTAATAACGATGTTTTCTATATTGATTATTTATTTTACAACCAAAAAGATACAGCAAATGATCGATGGAGTAGTTAGCCACTTGACAAACTCATCCCAAATTGCACAAAAAACCGGTATACGCGAGATAGACTTTTTGGTAGAAAAATATGATGAACTGGTGAAGAATCTGAACGAGCAGCTCAAACTCAAAGAAGAATTTACTCTCATCTTAAAACATAATATTGAAGAACGAGACAAACTTCAGCAAAAACTTGAAAAACTCGCTTTGACCGATGAACTTACTGGTGTTTATAACAGGCGAGCCGCAATCAGCTTTCTTTCAGATTATCTCAAAGATTTGACTTCAAAACTCAGTGTGTGCTATTTTGATGTGGACCATCTTAAGCTTGTGAACGACAGACTTGGTCATTTATGTGGTGATAAACTCTTGAGTCATGTGGTAGACATCGTAAAAGAACATGTGAGAAGATCAGATTTAGTTGCGAGATTCGGGGGCGATGAATTTCTCATTATATTCCCTCATACTTCTAAAGAACAGGCGCAGTCTGTATTAGACAGAATAGTCCAAAATTTACAGAGGGAAAAACCAGAATGTTTAAAAAATTTTGATATTTCAATAAGTTATGGCTTAGTTGAGATTGATCCTGATAAACCTGCAGATGTTGATCAAATCATAAAGCTGGCAGATGAGAGGATGTACAACCAGAAAAAGGAAAAGCAGGGGCAAAGCCCCCACTCAAATTTTGAATCTCGCGAGCGCTTCGATCAATCTCCTTGA
- a CDS encoding methyl-accepting chemotaxis protein: MKSVRSRILFWFLTSTITLLIILGIFIYFQTQNTVLPLTKELSAEVVRGNAAMVSEWISGRSLELKAIAQSSTMDFLVTATYWVAQQLSEKLKDRKDVFDTYFVCDYKGQMWETDSASIVSFDATNREFFKKIVGQNQPTFIGEVHQSPLTKKSVFMIAHKVVDSYGNVAGIFGGTISLDKLSDMTSQIKMGQVGYGWIVDGTGLVLAHPQKDIVLKLNVLASSKEGYSGLEELGKKMIQGQTESGLITLPDKSKAFVFFTPINGSPNWTLGMSIPESDLMARANTLLRVMIIVIAVIIGIVVLVSFIVGNTISKPIKILAKGVEQFGGGDLTTQFQAKGKDEIAHMASALSSMAVSLRESMRSVKDSANTIDSFSKELGQIAQQSSDIASKLSSRAEEINKNIQNASASIQQVSSGVEEVAASAQNVSKSTQQLSERAERVTNSAKEGEKAIEKIVEIVARAKERADLTTKTVGGLTEDAKNIATIVETINSIAEQTNLLALNAAIEAARAGEAGRGFAVVADEIRKLAEQSKSATENIANILRKIQQSAKDADEQTNQTAKVVDEASEQASVVGKRLKDILSEVESMGSMVESTAASAQEQSAATQEMASAMDNATKAVTSIVQQVEHMLELVKEQTDGAHRVSEASEQLMEMSRRLIEALARFKI; this comes from the coding sequence ATGAAATCTGTACGATCAAGAATACTATTTTGGTTCTTAACAAGCACAATCACATTGCTTATTATTTTAGGAATATTTATTTATTTTCAGACACAAAACACGGTTCTACCATTGACAAAAGAGCTGAGCGCCGAGGTAGTGCGTGGAAATGCCGCAATGGTGAGTGAATGGATCAGTGGTAGATCACTCGAATTGAAAGCCATTGCTCAGAGTAGTACAATGGACTTTCTTGTGACTGCTACTTATTGGGTTGCTCAGCAGTTGTCAGAAAAACTCAAAGACAGAAAAGATGTGTTTGATACATATTTTGTTTGTGATTACAAAGGTCAGATGTGGGAAACAGATAGTGCAAGTATAGTCTCATTTGATGCGACGAATAGAGAATTTTTCAAAAAGATTGTTGGACAAAATCAACCGACTTTTATAGGGGAGGTTCATCAATCACCTTTGACTAAAAAGAGCGTTTTTATGATTGCACACAAAGTTGTCGACAGCTATGGAAATGTAGCAGGTATCTTTGGTGGTACGATCTCTTTGGATAAATTGAGTGATATGACTTCACAGATAAAGATGGGGCAGGTAGGTTATGGTTGGATTGTGGATGGAACAGGTCTTGTACTTGCTCATCCACAAAAAGATATCGTACTCAAATTGAATGTTCTTGCCAGTTCAAAGGAAGGTTATTCAGGTCTTGAAGAACTTGGAAAAAAGATGATTCAAGGACAGACTGAATCAGGTTTAATTACTCTACCTGACAAAAGTAAGGCATTTGTATTTTTTACACCGATCAATGGTAGTCCTAATTGGACACTTGGCATGTCGATTCCAGAAAGTGACCTTATGGCGCGTGCAAATACGTTGTTGAGAGTTATGATAATCGTCATAGCTGTCATCATTGGTATAGTGGTACTCGTCTCGTTCATCGTTGGAAACACGATCTCTAAACCTATCAAAATTCTGGCGAAAGGCGTTGAACAATTCGGCGGTGGTGATTTAACAACCCAGTTCCAGGCAAAGGGTAAAGATGAGATAGCTCATATGGCATCAGCCCTTAGCTCAATGGCAGTCTCATTGAGAGAATCTATGCGATCGGTGAAAGACTCTGCCAATACAATAGACAGCTTCTCCAAAGAACTTGGACAAATTGCACAGCAGAGTAGCGACATAGCGAGTAAGCTTTCATCAAGAGCAGAGGAGATAAATAAGAACATACAAAATGCTTCTGCCTCCATACAACAGGTCAGTTCTGGTGTGGAAGAAGTAGCAGCAAGTGCTCAAAATGTTTCAAAATCAACCCAGCAATTGAGTGAAAGGGCAGAAAGAGTTACTAACTCCGCAAAGGAAGGAGAAAAAGCCATAGAAAAAATCGTTGAGATCGTAGCCAGAGCAAAAGAGAGAGCAGATCTTACAACTAAGACTGTCGGAGGTTTAACTGAAGACGCAAAGAATATCGCGACAATTGTTGAAACGATAAATTCTATAGCAGAACAGACAAATCTACTCGCACTTAATGCAGCAATAGAAGCGGCAAGAGCTGGTGAAGCAGGTAGGGGCTTTGCAGTTGTTGCAGATGAGATAAGAAAGCTCGCAGAGCAGAGTAAGTCTGCCACCGAAAATATAGCAAATATATTGCGAAAGATTCAACAAAGCGCAAAAGATGCCGATGAACAGACCAACCAAACGGCAAAGGTCGTGGATGAAGCCAGTGAACAAGCATCTGTTGTAGGTAAGCGATTAAAAGACATTTTGTCCGAGGTAGAATCAATGGGTAGTATGGTTGAATCGACGGCTGCAAGTGCACAAGAACAAAGTGCAGCTACTCAGGAAATGGCCAGTGCAATGGACAATGCAACAAAGGCTGTGACCAGTATCGTGCAACAAGTTGAACATATGTTGGAATTGGTAAAAGAACAGACTGATGGTGCACATAGAGTTAGCGAAGCAAGCGAACAACTGATGGAGATGTCAAGGAGATTGATCGAAGCGCTCGCGAGATTCAAAATTTGA
- a CDS encoding cupin domain-containing protein: MVINAHSMRTEKITNMRNGKGEVEILHLVEKQFLFGKSRLFAKLSIKPGSSIGTHKHENEFEIFYVLSGKGLFNDNGNAIPVQAGDICFTAPGETHSIENTSQQDLEILAIIVLV, from the coding sequence ATGGTTATAAATGCACACTCAATGCGTACAGAGAAAATCACCAACATGCGTAATGGCAAGGGGGAAGTTGAGATACTTCATTTGGTTGAAAAACAATTTCTTTTTGGAAAGTCAAGGCTTTTTGCAAAATTATCTATCAAACCAGGATCATCCATTGGAACACACAAACATGAAAATGAATTTGAAATTTTCTATGTGCTCTCTGGCAAGGGTCTTTTCAATGACAATGGCAATGCAATACCTGTACAAGCAGGTGATATTTGTTTCACAGCACCTGGTGAAACTCATTCAATCGAAAATACTTCGCAACAAGATCTTGAGATTTTAGCCATAATAGTACTTGTGTAG
- the mgtE gene encoding magnesium transporter, translating to MKVKVQVDIKRFIESGDFRTLKTILTQQEPAEILEMIEELPPDEKIIVFRLLPKDQAALVFSELETDDQMALIELFKEERLREIISSMDPDDRAELLEEMPANVVNKLLSYLTPEERKITLSLLNYPENSAGRLTTPKCLELHLGMTISEALEKIRKEGKDKETVHLMPVIDKSRKLLGTIELQDLIFAEPTSLVEQIMNSEPVFVYATTDQEEVAQIMRKYDLFVVPVVDSEQRLIGIITIDDIVDVIDEEATEDIQKMSSIVTTEEPYLHVSGWKLIFKRLPWLVALLLIESINGNVIAKFEHFLASLPIVAAFMPTMMDTGGNIGSQISALVIRGMALGEIKSRDWWKIILREILIGSVLGILLGLTLFFRSMMISSSIKVGFAVSLALTVVVIFANTIGAFLPFLARLVRIDPALMAGPLLTTIVDVAGIVMYFMIVHLMLG from the coding sequence ATGAAAGTGAAAGTCCAAGTTGACATCAAGAGATTTATTGAAAGTGGAGATTTCAGAACACTGAAAACGATATTAACTCAACAGGAACCTGCCGAAATACTTGAAATGATTGAAGAACTTCCACCAGATGAAAAAATAATTGTGTTTCGTCTGCTTCCCAAAGACCAGGCAGCTTTGGTCTTTAGTGAACTTGAGACCGATGATCAAATGGCGTTGATCGAGCTATTCAAAGAAGAGAGACTCAGAGAAATAATATCCTCAATGGACCCAGATGATAGAGCAGAACTCTTAGAAGAAATGCCAGCAAATGTTGTGAACAAACTGCTTTCTTATTTGACTCCAGAAGAAAGAAAAATCACTTTGTCTTTGCTCAACTATCCTGAGAACTCTGCAGGCCGTTTGACAACACCAAAATGTCTTGAACTGCACTTGGGTATGACCATCAGCGAGGCCTTGGAGAAGATCAGGAAGGAGGGTAAGGACAAAGAAACGGTTCATCTGATGCCTGTGATAGATAAATCCAGAAAATTACTTGGCACCATAGAGTTGCAGGACTTAATTTTTGCAGAACCAACATCTTTGGTTGAACAAATCATGAATTCGGAACCTGTTTTTGTCTACGCAACCACAGATCAGGAAGAAGTTGCTCAGATAATGAGAAAATATGACTTGTTTGTTGTACCAGTTGTGGACAGTGAGCAACGTCTGATAGGAATAATTACGATCGATGATATCGTAGATGTGATAGATGAAGAAGCGACAGAAGACATTCAAAAGATGAGTTCTATTGTTACCACGGAAGAACCCTATCTTCACGTTAGTGGATGGAAATTGATTTTCAAAAGATTGCCGTGGCTTGTGGCTCTACTTTTGATTGAAAGTATCAATGGAAATGTAATAGCAAAATTCGAACATTTCCTTGCATCTTTGCCAATAGTTGCTGCCTTCATGCCGACCATGATGGACACTGGCGGTAACATTGGTTCACAAATCTCAGCGCTTGTCATAAGGGGTATGGCACTTGGTGAGATAAAATCAAGAGATTGGTGGAAGATCATATTGCGTGAAATATTAATTGGTTCTGTCCTTGGAATTTTGCTTGGCTTGACTTTGTTTTTCAGATCAATGATGATTAGTTCCTCTATAAAAGTTGGTTTTGCGGTTTCCTTGGCTTTGACAGTTGTCGTAATTTTTGCAAACACCATAGGTGCTTTTCTGCCATTTTTGGCGCGTTTGGTGCGTATAGATCCGGCATTGATGGCTGGTCCTTTGTTGACAACTATAGTTGATGTTGCAGGGATTGTAATGTACTTCATGATAGTCCATCTGATGCTTGGATGA
- a CDS encoding L-threonylcarbamoyladenylate synthase yields the protein MTMLIKVDPLKPAEDVLRKAADLIREGGVVAFPTETVYGLGADCFNISAVLKIFQIKKRPADNPLIVHICDREQLKDLIDQDYQKASTVMDTFWPGPVTLIFRKKPVVPKEVTGGLETVAVRMPSHPVAYKLLKLSGTPIAAPSANLSGRPSPTRAEHVIEDLYGLVDAIVDGGETPFGIESTIMDFSRERPILLRPGPATIEEIQKLIPNLEIPEFLLKKVNEPVRPLSPGMAYRHYAPEKPLILVINENRLDEILLKYPDAPVICPQEMITRFYGRRTIVLGTLKEPFTIAQNLFHVLRTVDSVATKVAIAVGFEPKGILFSVMNRLRKAASEIIE from the coding sequence ATGACAATGTTGATCAAAGTAGATCCACTCAAACCAGCCGAAGACGTTCTTCGTAAAGCTGCTGATTTGATAAGAGAAGGTGGTGTAGTTGCATTTCCCACAGAAACTGTTTATGGCCTTGGGGCAGACTGTTTTAATATCTCGGCTGTGCTGAAGATTTTTCAGATAAAAAAAAGACCTGCAGATAATCCTTTAATTGTTCATATATGTGACAGAGAACAACTGAAAGATCTTATAGATCAAGATTACCAAAAGGCTTCAACAGTTATGGATACTTTCTGGCCCGGTCCAGTAACTCTCATATTTAGAAAAAAACCTGTTGTCCCTAAGGAAGTTACAGGAGGACTCGAAACTGTAGCAGTCAGGATGCCAAGTCATCCGGTAGCATATAAATTATTGAAATTGAGTGGTACACCCATAGCAGCTCCAAGCGCGAATTTATCTGGTAGACCCAGTCCGACGAGAGCTGAGCATGTGATAGAAGATCTTTACGGCTTAGTCGATGCGATTGTTGATGGAGGAGAGACTCCATTTGGAATAGAATCGACTATCATGGATTTTTCAAGAGAGAGACCTATCCTTTTGCGCCCAGGTCCTGCCACGATAGAAGAAATCCAAAAACTCATACCAAATCTCGAGATTCCCGAATTCCTTTTGAAAAAAGTGAACGAACCTGTTAGACCACTTTCACCAGGTATGGCTTACAGGCACTATGCTCCCGAGAAACCACTAATCCTTGTCATAAATGAGAATAGACTCGATGAAATACTTTTGAAATACCCAGACGCGCCAGTTATCTGTCCGCAGGAGATGATTACAAGGTTCTATGGTAGAAGGACAATTGTCCTTGGAACTCTGAAAGAGCCATTCACGATCGCTCAAAATCTTTTCCATGTGCTCAGAACTGTAGATTCAGTTGCAACAAAGGTGGCAATCGCTGTTGGTTTTGAACCAAAAGGAATACTCTTCTCTGTCATGAATCGCTTGAGAAAGGCAGCATCTGAAATCATTGAATAA
- a CDS encoding NADH-quinone oxidoreductase subunit NuoE family protein gives MPDLCTTGERLFKELDDYINSIGAKPDKLISVLQKAQELFGYLSVEVQQHIADALDIPVSQVYGVVTFYNFFSTKPKGKVQIKVCLGTACYVKGGDRVLERFLEELGTKPEEPTKDGQFSIHPVRCLGACSMAPVVLVGEKDFYGRVKPDMVPRIIEKYKEVKEQ, from the coding sequence TTGCCGGATCTATGCACTACAGGCGAGCGTTTGTTCAAAGAGTTAGATGATTACATCAATTCCATTGGTGCAAAGCCAGACAAACTCATATCTGTTTTGCAAAAAGCTCAAGAATTGTTTGGTTATCTTTCAGTAGAAGTACAACAGCACATTGCCGACGCACTCGACATTCCAGTTTCTCAGGTCTATGGAGTTGTGACTTTCTATAACTTCTTTTCTACCAAACCGAAAGGAAAGGTACAAATCAAGGTTTGTTTGGGCACAGCTTGTTACGTTAAGGGTGGAGACAGAGTTTTGGAAAGGTTCTTGGAAGAACTTGGTACAAAACCAGAAGAGCCAACTAAAGATGGACAGTTTTCGATTCATCCCGTCAGATGTCTTGGTGCTTGTAGTATGGCACCGGTGGTTCTTGTGGGTGAAAAGGATTTCTACGGTAGAGTAAAACCCGATATGGTTCCAAGAATTATTGAGAAATATAAGGAGGTGAAGGAACAATGA
- a CDS encoding (2Fe-2S) ferredoxin domain-containing protein encodes MSKIKSIEDLMKIKEKAVKELQLRDTGKRGKITVAMGTCGIAAGAKDTLKAVVEALNENNINDISVVQSGCMGLCEVEPTVEVRLEGQEPVVYGHVTPENAKRIVKLHIISNQVVTDLLVRRGEI; translated from the coding sequence ATGAGCAAAATAAAATCAATCGAAGATCTAATGAAGATCAAAGAGAAAGCAGTCAAGGAACTTCAATTGAGAGACACAGGTAAAAGGGGAAAGATAACGGTGGCAATGGGTACATGTGGTATAGCTGCTGGTGCTAAGGATACTCTCAAAGCCGTGGTTGAGGCTTTGAATGAAAACAACATCAATGATATTTCAGTTGTTCAATCAGGGTGCATGGGTTTATGTGAAGTTGAGCCGACCGTGGAAGTGAGATTAGAAGGGCAGGAACCAGTTGTTTATGGTCATGTGACTCCTGAAAATGCAAAGAGAATAGTGAAGTTACATATAATATCCAACCAAGTTGTCACAGATTTATTAGTTCGAAGAGGAGAAATCTAA